Genomic DNA from Candidatus Palauibacter australiensis:
CGGCGTGCCGGGCTCACGCCCCTCTACAACGTCTATTCCCACCTCGTGTACGCGGCTCGGGGGAGCGACGTCTCCACGGTGCTCGTGAACGGGCGCGTCGTCGTCAGGGACGGCCGAGTGCTCACGGTCGACGAGGCCGAGGTCATGGAACGGGCACACACCTTCCGCGATCGGGTGCGGGACGTCATCGCCCGGGTGGCCGAGGAGGCGGGCTAGTCCCTTCGAGCGGCGTGCGGCAACCGGGCGTGGCGGCCGGCAGCCCGTGCTAGGCGCCGCTCGCGTGTCCCGGCTGCGGTGGCGGCGTCCAGCCCGTCGCGGCGCGGCGCTCCTGCACGCAGCGCTTGAAGCGGAAGGCGTTCTCGGGCAGGGCGAAGTCCATCCCGTAATTGTCCGGGCCCACGGCGTCGACGCGGGCCACGATCACGCCGAGGTCGTCCCGCTCCAGCGCCTCGACGAACGCTTCCCCGAACGCCATCGGCGAGTCCACGGCCACCGCGTGCTCGATCCCGGCCCCGCGCGCGATCGCGGCGAGATCCGTGACGCCCGAGGTGGTGTGCGACTCGAACCCTCCCGTCGAGAGGAGGCTTCCGTTGTCGAAGATGATGTGCAGGAGGTTCCGGGGCCGGTAGCGCGCGAGGGTGGTGAAGGTGCCGAGGTTCATCAGCGCCGATCCGTCCCCGTCGAGCACGA
This window encodes:
- a CDS encoding thiamine pyrophosphate-dependent enzyme, with amino-acid sequence MRREDCLELIYPEIEDRLVVTIMGACAQELYDLGHRENFFYLQHAMGLASSIGLGLASHLPHEQVIVLDGDGSALMNLGTFTTLARYRPRNLLHIIFDNGSLLSTGGFESHTTSGVTDLAAIARGAGIEHAVAVDSPMAFGEAFVEALERDDLGVIVARVDAVGPDNYGMDFALPENAFRFKRCVQERRAATGWTPPPQPGHASGA